In one window of Agrobacterium larrymoorei DNA:
- a CDS encoding aldose 1-epimerase family protein — translation MSHKGDPVRELKAGKSPSIFLDETSVFDIGPCLVDGVNIAPERAIPDDGDPRIDHSLEGFLFTCGPDHIRHPQPISGDSTGRKYPLHGSFSSHPAQITEWSVSEVNAQAAARVPVSLTDGGTALLERQWRIDGETGEVSLEDRVTNTSDRAHPTFLMYHMNVAAKLFDDAVRLESASFEDGGFGWRFGEEPGSVFCVSAEGQAGWSELKLGPIAAIGGRTLKVAFRNDTLPYLQMWRNQKAPANVLGIEPVSHRWVDRAELEQAGEFNMLQPGESREYALRFSIL, via the coding sequence ATGAGCCACAAAGGAGACCCTGTGCGGGAACTCAAAGCCGGAAAATCGCCCTCTATCTTCCTTGATGAAACATCCGTTTTCGACATCGGGCCTTGCCTTGTCGACGGTGTGAACATCGCGCCGGAAAGAGCCATTCCCGATGACGGCGACCCGCGTATCGATCACTCGCTCGAGGGCTTCCTCTTCACCTGCGGGCCGGATCATATCCGCCATCCGCAGCCCATTTCCGGCGATTCGACAGGGCGGAAATACCCGCTGCATGGCTCTTTCTCCTCTCACCCTGCGCAAATCACCGAATGGTCGGTATCGGAGGTCAATGCGCAGGCGGCGGCGCGGGTTCCGGTATCGCTTACCGATGGCGGCACCGCGCTTCTGGAACGCCAGTGGCGAATCGACGGCGAGACCGGCGAGGTGAGCCTCGAAGACCGGGTGACCAATACCAGCGACCGCGCGCACCCCACTTTCCTCATGTATCACATGAATGTTGCCGCAAAGCTGTTTGACGATGCCGTGCGGCTGGAAAGCGCTTCCTTCGAAGACGGCGGTTTCGGCTGGCGGTTTGGCGAGGAGCCGGGCAGCGTTTTCTGCGTGTCCGCCGAAGGGCAGGCGGGCTGGAGCGAGCTTAAACTGGGGCCTATTGCAGCCATCGGCGGGCGCACGCTGAAAGTCGCTTTCCGCAACGATACGCTGCCTTATCTTCAGATGTGGCGAAACCAGAAAGCGCCTGCAAATGTGCTGGGCATCGAGCCCGTTTCGCACCGCTGGGTGGACCGCGCGGAACTGGAGCAGGCGGGTGAGTTCAATATGCTCCAGCCGGGCGAAAGCCGCGAATATGCATTGCGGTTTTCCATTCTCTAA
- a CDS encoding TIGR01244 family sulfur transferase, producing the protein MDIRRIDDDYSVSGQISVADLDEVKALGFKSIVCHRPDDEEEGQPRFADIAERAEELGLTIMHVPVGRFGVDPDAVSGMVDALDDLQRPMLGYCRSGARSTAIYEKTHHLRG; encoded by the coding sequence ATGGATATCAGACGTATCGATGACGATTACTCGGTCAGCGGTCAGATCAGCGTAGCCGATCTCGACGAGGTCAAGGCGCTCGGCTTCAAGTCGATTGTCTGCCACAGACCGGATGACGAGGAAGAGGGCCAGCCCCGCTTCGCCGATATTGCCGAGCGTGCCGAGGAACTTGGCCTGACGATCATGCATGTGCCGGTTGGCCGTTTCGGGGTGGATCCCGATGCCGTCTCCGGCATGGTGGATGCGCTGGACGATTTGCAGCGCCCCATGCTCGGCTATTGCCGCTCCGGCGCACGCTCAACCGCCATCTACGAAAAGACACATCATCTGCGCGGCTGA
- a CDS encoding RidA family protein, protein MSIKRIEPGKRMSGAVVHGNTVYLAGQVGEGASVTEQSKSALAEVDRLLALAGSDKSKILQTIIYLSDMSTFGEMNAVWEAWIDPANPPARATSGAPLATPDYKVEFIVTAAI, encoded by the coding sequence ATGAGCATCAAGCGCATCGAACCCGGCAAGCGTATGAGCGGCGCCGTCGTTCACGGCAACACCGTTTACCTCGCAGGCCAGGTTGGCGAAGGTGCATCCGTGACCGAGCAGTCCAAGTCTGCGCTGGCTGAAGTCGACCGCCTGCTGGCTCTGGCCGGCTCCGACAAGTCGAAGATCCTCCAGACCATCATCTACCTATCCGACATGTCCACCTTCGGCGAAATGAACGCCGTCTGGGAAGCCTGGATCGACCCGGCAAACCCACCAGCCCGCGCCACCAGCGGCGCACCGCTGGCGACACCGGATTACAAGGTCGAGTTCATCGTAACCGCTGCGATTTGA
- a CDS encoding HugZ family protein: MVTATTPPITPRTAEIEPSAGAPFEAVRIARDVLLTSRTAGLATLDPTSGYPYNTATNIAVEPDGTPFFFAARLALHARNIEADPRISLVLAPFNKGDALTLPRLTLVGKAELIGESEVNVAKARYIARYPKAKLYLALPDTLLYRLNIEGVQINGGPARNASNITPADLRTDFADANALMAAVDDEIGRINAIKGEASRIAVMADRKAGAWKVTSIDPDGINLASAGDLARLWFAERVTSLNQLEKVMTQLSK; encoded by the coding sequence ATGGTGACAGCGACTACCCCACCCATCACCCCACGCACCGCAGAAATCGAACCCTCCGCAGGCGCTCCCTTCGAAGCCGTTCGCATCGCACGCGACGTTCTGCTTACATCCCGCACCGCGGGCCTCGCCACGCTCGACCCCACAAGCGGCTACCCCTACAACACCGCAACCAACATCGCGGTCGAGCCGGATGGAACGCCGTTCTTCTTTGCCGCGCGGCTCGCTCTCCACGCCCGCAACATAGAAGCAGATCCGCGCATTTCGCTGGTGCTGGCGCCGTTCAACAAGGGGGACGCGCTGACGTTGCCTCGCTTGACGCTGGTGGGCAAGGCGGAGTTGATTGGCGAAAGCGAAGTGAACGTCGCCAAGGCGCGTTACATTGCGCGGTATCCGAAGGCCAAGCTCTATCTGGCGCTACCAGACACGTTGCTTTACCGGCTGAACATCGAAGGCGTGCAGATCAATGGCGGGCCAGCGCGTAATGCCAGCAATATTACGCCAGCCGATCTTCGTACCGATTTTGCTGATGCGAATGCGTTGATGGCTGCTGTGGACGACGAGATTGGGCGGATCAATGCGATTAAGGGTGAGGCTTCTCGAATTGCGGTGATGGCGGACAGAAAGGCGGGCGCATGGAAGGTGACGTCTATTGATCCTGATGGCATCAATCTGGCATCGGCGGGTGATCTTGCGCGGCTGTGGTTTGCGGAGAGGGTGACGAGTTTGAATCAACTTGAGAAGGTGATGACTCAACTGTCGAAGTGA
- a CDS encoding thiamine pyrophosphate-binding protein — translation MTTLGKRTGGQLIVEALKANGVSRVSCVPGESYLAVLDALYESGIETVVCRQEGGAAMMADTWGRLTGEPGICMVTRGPGATNAAAGLHVARQDSIPMILFIGQVQREAREREAFQEVEYRRAFTEFAKWVGEIDDARRIPEFVTRAFAVATSGRPGPVVLTLPEDMLVEEVEAPAAKAYTPVENHPGPKQMAKFAELLSNAKRPMFIVGGTRWTEEAVAKFKNFAESFKLPVGCSFRRQMLFDHLSPSYAGDVGIGINPALSKEIKESDLIVLLGSRMSEMPSSGYTMLDIPYPSQTLVHIFPEAEELGRIYRPDLAICASTGDFVDALETLDVPSEPVWADRTASMHEAYLKWSTPPKTGPGNVHMGPIMEWIEANVPADAVFTNGAGNYATWLHRFHRFQRFNTQSAPTSGSMGYGLPAAVAAKHLFPEREVVCFAGDGCFMMHGQEFITAVRYGLPIITVLVNNGTYGTIRMHQEREYPGRVSATDLVNPDFVAYAKAFGGHGELVEKTEDFGPAYERARASGKPAIIEVKLDAEAITPARTLTQIRERS, via the coding sequence ATGACCACCTTGGGAAAAAGAACCGGCGGGCAATTGATTGTCGAGGCGCTGAAGGCGAACGGCGTTTCGCGCGTTTCCTGCGTGCCGGGTGAAAGCTATCTGGCGGTGCTGGATGCGCTTTACGAAAGCGGCATCGAAACCGTGGTCTGCCGTCAGGAAGGTGGCGCGGCGATGATGGCCGACACCTGGGGTCGCCTGACGGGTGAGCCGGGCATCTGCATGGTAACGCGCGGTCCGGGCGCAACCAATGCCGCCGCTGGCCTGCATGTGGCGCGACAGGATTCGATTCCGATGATCCTCTTCATCGGCCAGGTGCAGCGCGAAGCGCGGGAACGCGAAGCGTTTCAGGAAGTGGAATATCGCCGCGCCTTCACCGAATTTGCCAAATGGGTGGGCGAGATCGACGATGCGCGCCGCATTCCCGAATTCGTGACCCGTGCTTTTGCGGTGGCCACCTCCGGTCGCCCTGGCCCAGTCGTGCTGACACTGCCGGAAGATATGCTGGTGGAAGAAGTCGAGGCCCCGGCAGCCAAGGCCTATACGCCGGTGGAAAACCATCCCGGCCCCAAGCAGATGGCGAAGTTCGCCGAACTGCTTTCCAATGCCAAGCGCCCGATGTTCATCGTTGGCGGCACGCGCTGGACGGAAGAGGCCGTCGCAAAGTTCAAGAACTTTGCCGAAAGCTTCAAGCTGCCGGTCGGCTGCTCCTTCCGTCGCCAGATGCTGTTCGATCACCTGAGCCCATCCTACGCTGGCGATGTCGGTATCGGTATCAATCCGGCGCTGTCCAAGGAAATCAAGGAGTCCGACCTCATCGTGCTGCTGGGCAGCCGCATGTCGGAAATGCCATCCTCCGGCTATACGATGCTGGATATCCCCTACCCTTCTCAGACGCTGGTGCACATCTTCCCCGAAGCAGAAGAGCTTGGCCGCATCTATCGCCCCGATCTCGCCATCTGCGCGTCGACCGGCGATTTCGTGGATGCTCTTGAGACGCTTGACGTTCCTTCCGAGCCTGTCTGGGCAGATCGCACCGCCTCCATGCATGAGGCCTATCTGAAGTGGTCCACCCCGCCGAAGACAGGCCCCGGCAATGTGCATATGGGGCCGATCATGGAATGGATCGAGGCCAATGTGCCTGCGGATGCCGTTTTCACCAACGGCGCGGGCAACTATGCCACATGGCTGCACCGCTTCCACCGTTTCCAGCGTTTCAACACCCAATCGGCCCCCACATCCGGCTCCATGGGCTACGGCCTGCCGGCGGCAGTTGCCGCGAAACATCTGTTTCCAGAACGCGAAGTCGTCTGCTTTGCCGGTGATGGCTGCTTCATGATGCACGGTCAGGAATTCATCACCGCTGTCCGCTACGGCCTGCCGATCATCACGGTGCTGGTGAACAACGGCACCTACGGCACCATCCGCATGCATCAGGAACGCGAGTACCCCGGCCGCGTCAGCGCCACCGACCTCGTCAACCCGGATTTCGTTGCCTACGCCAAGGCGTTCGGCGGGCATGGGGAACTGGTGGAGAAGACCGAAGATTTCGGCCCCGCCTATGAGCGCGCACGCGCCAGCGGCAAGCCTGCAATCATCGAGGTGAAGCTGGATGCGGAGGCGATCACGCCCGCGCGGACGTTGACGCAGATCAGGGAGCGGAGCTAA